The following nucleotide sequence is from Dunckerocampus dactyliophorus isolate RoL2022-P2 chromosome 7, RoL_Ddac_1.1, whole genome shotgun sequence.
GGCCTCCCACACGTTGTGCTGCATGGCGGCCGAGGTTTCGATGAACTTGCAGTCAAAGACAGCGGCGCAGGCACGGCCCTCTGAAACCAGGAATAACGGTGTCAAAAAAAGGAGGCTACTATACTGTAGATGTGGGCAGATCAACCCAAATATTGCAAAATCATTCACTTTTCCAAATAAAAATCCGTAGCAGTACTGTCACTGTgtttacttggtatcagatcgATACCAAAATGTTGATATCGCCCACCTGTACTATACTGACCACAAAAAATTATCTAACCATTGGTGGAAACCTCTCTCCGTCGCACGAGGTCACACTTGTTGCCCACCAGGATGATGGGCGTGTGTTGGGCGGGGCGAAGGCGGCGCAGAGCGACACGCAGCTCCGACGCCCGAAGGAACGATGCCCGGTCGGTTATGGAGTACAACAACAGGAAGGCGTCGCCTGATTGCATGTAGCACTCCTGAGCCCATTCACTGTCCATCTGTAAAACACATACATAAGTCAGTTTGTGGAGATGTGTAGCGCAAGCTGGGGGTCCGGCCTACCACAAATTTAGCCCGTGGACTGGTGCTATCATTCACTGGCTTGACTCACCTCTGCATCCCACGTGTCTAACAGAGTTATAGTTGCAGCTTCTCCATCAACGTCAATCTCCTTTTCTTGCAGTTCATCTGGAAAAAGAAAGTTAGATTGTGTGATTATATAAAATCAGCACCACCTTCTTTAGGTACACATGAACGAGCCACaaacctttacaaagataatgttCATATTATCCTAATATCTCCCCTGCAGTAGATAATCTAAAGAGTGCAGTTATACACTACACAAACCAGGGtttacacaaaaatgaaagATACGGGGGCAAttctgtgcattaaagatggtaaaaccaatccagtgcaaaacaaaacaaatagttattagtgtaatatctaaggATATATTTAATAAACTAGTAATTAATTAAACTTTCAGAATATGTCGATttgtgccaataaaaaataagctgagggtcaaaaatggctttggacacccctgcaaaaaaaaaaaaaacagccaaaaacgtagtttaaaaaaaacttcaaaatgaaaagatatgttaaaaacatattgtaATTGTAAGTGAATGCTCGGTTCTCACCTCCACACAGCTCACAATCATCACTGTCCATGCTGTCCGCAGCCCCGGAGAAGATGCAGGCGAAGGCGGTCTTACCGACCCCGCTGGCCCCGAGGAGCACCACCTGGTACGGGGTGCC
It contains:
- the gem gene encoding GTP-binding protein GEM; amino-acid sequence: MMSSVRRHSLRLQTELHRWSICDPGTHLLPDGLLARVPACISRSKSCTSSAGESDGGSRGSWSSSDSVISADSGTPYQVVLLGASGVGKTAFACIFSGAADSMDSDDCELCGDELQEKEIDVDGEAATITLLDTWDAEMDSEWAQECYMQSGDAFLLLYSITDRASFLRASELRVALRRLRPAQHTPIILVGNKCDLVRRREVSTNEGRACAAVFDCKFIETSAAMQHNVWEAFRGIVRQLRLRRNSSDAAAAAAKRRGRRESLPMKAKRFLDKMVARNNPSVAFWLKSKSCHDLSVL